The proteins below come from a single Beutenbergia cavernae DSM 12333 genomic window:
- a CDS encoding ABC transporter ATP-binding protein has translation MSTQATAPIGVADEENSHLDATRSRAIRRRSLKLLGSLLRPHRVDFTLAIVLVVVGQAARVAGPALVALAIDRGLPAALDGDWGPTWLVAGGYVGAAIAAGACTAAYIRMAAKVSQAVLLDLRQRVFRQTQLLSLEFHESYTSGRIISRQTSDLEALRDLLDSGITSLAQGFLFMAFTGVSLFILDWRSGLVLLVAVGPVWAITRWFQKRSQVLYRISRVASARLIVNFVENMTGIRAVQAFRRERYNEQVYGGFTEDYREISARTMRLNGVYDPGLTLIGNVTVAVALGFGAFRVLDGSLEVGVLVATLLYTKRFFQPVRDMAMFYNAFQSASAALEKISGLLEEVPSVRPPARPVALPSAQGHVRFDDVTFGYGSGRTILPHLELDVPAGQTVALVGSTGAGKSTLAKLVTRFYDVTAGAITLDGVDLRDLSTPDLRRAVVMVTQEAYLFSGSVRENIALARPDASDEEIERAARAVGAHDFILDLPDGYDTDVNKRGGRVSAGQRQLISFARAFLADPAVLILDEATSSLDIPGERLVQRGLETLLANRTAIIIAHRLSTVAIADRVLVMADGRIVEDGPPAELIAGSGRFAALHAAWRDSLV, from the coding sequence ATGAGCACCCAGGCTACAGCGCCGATCGGCGTCGCCGACGAGGAGAACAGCCACCTCGACGCCACCCGCTCGCGGGCGATCCGCCGTCGTTCGCTGAAGCTGCTCGGGTCGCTCCTGCGCCCGCACCGCGTCGACTTCACCCTGGCGATCGTGCTCGTCGTCGTCGGACAGGCGGCGCGCGTGGCGGGGCCGGCGCTCGTCGCGCTCGCGATCGACCGCGGGCTGCCCGCGGCGCTCGACGGCGACTGGGGACCCACCTGGCTCGTCGCCGGTGGCTACGTCGGCGCCGCGATCGCCGCCGGGGCCTGCACGGCCGCCTACATCAGGATGGCGGCCAAGGTCAGCCAGGCGGTGCTGCTCGACCTGCGCCAGCGGGTGTTCCGCCAGACCCAGCTGCTCAGCCTCGAGTTCCACGAGAGCTACACCTCGGGGCGGATCATCTCGCGCCAGACGTCGGACCTCGAGGCGCTGCGCGACCTGCTGGACTCGGGCATCACGTCGCTCGCGCAGGGCTTCCTGTTCATGGCGTTCACCGGGGTGTCCCTGTTCATCCTCGACTGGCGGTCGGGCCTCGTGCTCCTGGTCGCCGTCGGCCCCGTGTGGGCGATCACCCGGTGGTTCCAGAAGCGTTCGCAGGTGCTGTACCGGATCTCGCGCGTCGCGTCGGCCCGGCTCATCGTCAACTTCGTCGAGAACATGACGGGGATCCGCGCCGTCCAGGCGTTCCGGCGAGAGCGCTACAACGAGCAGGTGTACGGCGGCTTCACCGAGGACTACCGCGAGATCAGCGCGCGCACGATGCGCCTCAACGGCGTCTACGACCCCGGCCTGACGCTCATCGGGAACGTGACGGTCGCCGTCGCGCTCGGGTTCGGGGCGTTCCGGGTGCTGGACGGCTCGCTCGAGGTCGGCGTGCTCGTCGCGACGCTCCTCTACACGAAGCGGTTCTTCCAGCCGGTCCGCGACATGGCGATGTTCTACAACGCGTTCCAGTCGGCGTCGGCCGCGCTCGAGAAGATCTCGGGCCTCCTCGAGGAGGTGCCGAGCGTGCGGCCCCCCGCACGGCCCGTGGCGCTGCCGAGCGCGCAGGGGCACGTGCGGTTCGACGACGTCACGTTCGGCTACGGGTCCGGGCGCACGATCCTCCCGCACCTCGAGCTCGACGTGCCGGCGGGGCAGACCGTCGCGCTCGTGGGCTCGACGGGGGCCGGGAAGTCCACGCTCGCCAAGCTGGTCACGCGCTTCTACGACGTCACGGCCGGGGCGATCACGCTGGACGGCGTCGACCTGCGCGACCTCTCGACACCCGACCTGCGCCGCGCCGTCGTCATGGTCACGCAGGAGGCCTACCTGTTCTCCGGGTCGGTCCGGGAGAACATCGCCCTGGCCCGCCCGGACGCGAGCGACGAGGAGATCGAGCGTGCGGCCCGGGCGGTCGGCGCGCACGACTTCATCCTCGACCTGCCGGACGGGTACGACACCGACGTGAACAAGCGCGGTGGCCGGGTCTCCGCGGGGCAGCGGCAGCTCATCTCGTTCGCGCGTGCCTTCCTCGCCGACCCGGCGGTGCTCATCCTCGACGAGGCGACCAGCTCGCTCGACATCCCGGGGGAGCGGCTCGTGCAGCGCGGCCTGGAGACGCTGCTGGCGAACCGGACGGCGATCATCATCGCGCACCGGTTGTCGACCGTCGCGATCGCCGACCGGGTGCTCGTCATGGCCGACGGCCGGATCGTGGAGGACGGCCCGCCGGCCGAGCTCATCGCCGGCTCCGGGCGGTTCGCGGCACTGCACGCGGCCTGGCGCGACTCGCTCGTGTAG
- a CDS encoding putative protein N(5)-glutamine methyltransferase, which produces MPVPAPPVLVARLRSAGCVFAEEEAALLVEAASTPEELEALTARRIAGEPLEHVVGWALFAGRRIRVSPGVFVPRSRSELLAREAIRLTRPGAVVVDLCCGAGALAAAIADAVVGLELHAADLDPAAVRDARRTLDGVAQVHEGDLFAALPQHLRGRVDVLVANTPYVPTDELHLMPREAREHEAPLALDGGGDGLDVQRRIAADAAGWLTPGGHLLVEVSSRQAPTAAAIMASGGLDPRIVHDDDLDATVVVGTRR; this is translated from the coding sequence GTGCCGGTCCCCGCGCCGCCGGTGCTGGTCGCGCGCCTGCGTTCCGCCGGATGCGTCTTCGCCGAGGAGGAGGCGGCGCTGCTGGTGGAGGCCGCGTCCACGCCCGAGGAGCTCGAGGCGCTCACGGCGCGCCGCATCGCCGGGGAGCCGCTCGAGCACGTGGTCGGGTGGGCGCTGTTCGCCGGACGCCGCATCCGCGTGAGCCCCGGGGTCTTCGTCCCGCGGTCACGGTCCGAGCTGCTGGCCCGCGAGGCGATCCGGCTGACGCGGCCGGGCGCCGTCGTCGTCGACCTGTGCTGCGGTGCCGGCGCTCTGGCGGCCGCGATCGCCGACGCCGTCGTGGGCCTCGAGCTGCACGCGGCGGATCTCGATCCGGCCGCCGTGCGGGACGCGCGCCGCACCCTCGACGGCGTCGCGCAGGTGCACGAGGGCGACCTGTTCGCGGCACTGCCGCAGCACCTGCGCGGGCGGGTGGACGTCCTGGTGGCGAACACGCCCTACGTCCCCACCGACGAGCTGCACCTCATGCCCCGCGAGGCGCGGGAGCACGAGGCGCCGCTTGCGCTCGACGGCGGTGGCGACGGCCTCGACGTGCAGCGTCGCATCGCCGCCGACGCCGCCGGCTGGCTCACGCCCGGCGGTCACCTGCTCGTCGAGGTGAGCTCCCGCCAGGCGCCGACCGCCGCGGCGATCATGGCGAGCGGCGGCCTCGACCCGCGCATCGTGCACGACGACGACCTCGACGCGACGGTCGTCGTCGGCACGCGGCGGTAG
- a CDS encoding ABC1 kinase family protein, producing the protein MTFVVSVLGVLIAVVLAVVAALMVRRLLGVPVGWPRSVLVGLAMISLGAWFVSEVMLRSGMSLTSAEENPLGAMLVGGLAFAWVFVLGVLALVILEVFVPTGSLPHPLAAFRGWRSRRRRTRRYLQVSAIAARHGLGAVAGAPFRGAADETHGKALRDTLAASGVTFVKVGQLMSTRPDVVPEDIVRELSTLQTQAPALPWEQLEPALATALGSDPSDVLAHVDAEPLAAASVAQVHAGTLRTGEEVVLKIQRPEARAQVTADLDILDRFAARLDRSAAWARSIGVRDLADGFAASLREELDYRVEAENMRVVAGGAGQGSGRVVVPRVFGEHSGERLLVMERLHGVPLGSASRELARLDDETRRRLATDLVREVMRQVLVVGVFHADLHPGNVILLDDGRLGLLDFGSVGRLDPASRDSIALLFAAFARQDGVGATDALIDLLERPEHLDDRQVEREVGQVVMFATSGAATAGSSGVFAQLLRVVQRAQLGVPPQVAAAFRAFAALEGTLALIDPELPLVATATSVGRDLMGARFDPASLRTTLETQLAAYLPLVQRLPRRIDRLTDDLTTGRFTANVRVLADPRDRRYVTSLVQHVVVAVLAGAATLGAIVLLVADTGPFLVAGVRLYTYLGYGLLLGGFVLALRALAGVVRREA; encoded by the coding sequence GTGACCTTCGTCGTCTCGGTCCTCGGAGTCCTCATCGCGGTCGTGCTCGCGGTCGTCGCTGCCCTCATGGTGCGGCGCCTGCTCGGCGTCCCGGTGGGCTGGCCCCGGTCGGTGCTCGTCGGCCTGGCGATGATCTCGCTCGGGGCGTGGTTCGTCAGCGAGGTCATGCTGCGGTCCGGGATGAGCCTCACCTCGGCCGAGGAGAACCCGCTGGGCGCCATGCTCGTGGGCGGGCTCGCGTTCGCGTGGGTCTTCGTGCTCGGGGTGCTGGCGCTCGTGATCCTCGAGGTGTTCGTCCCGACCGGGTCGCTGCCCCACCCGCTGGCGGCGTTCCGCGGGTGGCGCAGTCGCCGGCGCCGCACGAGGCGGTACCTCCAGGTGAGCGCGATCGCGGCGCGGCACGGGCTCGGGGCCGTGGCGGGAGCACCGTTCCGCGGCGCTGCCGACGAGACGCACGGCAAGGCGTTGCGCGACACGCTCGCGGCCTCGGGCGTGACGTTCGTGAAGGTCGGCCAGCTCATGTCGACGCGGCCCGACGTCGTCCCGGAGGACATCGTGCGGGAGCTGTCCACCCTGCAGACCCAGGCGCCGGCCCTGCCGTGGGAGCAGCTCGAGCCGGCGCTCGCCACCGCCCTGGGCAGCGACCCGTCGGACGTCCTCGCGCACGTCGACGCCGAGCCGCTCGCGGCCGCCTCCGTGGCCCAGGTCCACGCCGGCACGCTGCGCACCGGCGAGGAGGTCGTCCTCAAGATCCAGCGCCCGGAGGCCCGGGCCCAGGTCACGGCAGACCTCGACATCCTCGACCGGTTCGCCGCGCGCCTGGACCGCAGCGCGGCTTGGGCGCGCTCGATCGGCGTCCGTGACCTCGCGGACGGCTTCGCGGCGTCGCTGCGCGAGGAGCTCGACTACCGCGTCGAGGCGGAGAACATGCGGGTCGTCGCCGGCGGGGCCGGGCAGGGCTCCGGTCGGGTCGTGGTCCCGCGCGTCTTCGGCGAGCACTCCGGGGAGCGGCTGCTCGTCATGGAACGCCTGCACGGCGTCCCCCTCGGATCCGCGTCGCGGGAGCTGGCCCGGCTCGACGACGAGACGCGGCGGCGCCTCGCGACCGACCTCGTGCGGGAGGTGATGCGGCAGGTCCTCGTCGTCGGCGTCTTCCACGCCGACCTCCATCCCGGCAACGTGATCCTGCTCGACGACGGCCGGCTCGGCCTGCTCGACTTCGGCTCGGTCGGTCGGCTCGACCCGGCGTCGCGCGACTCGATCGCCCTGCTGTTCGCCGCGTTCGCGCGGCAGGACGGCGTCGGGGCGACCGACGCGCTCATCGACCTGCTCGAGCGGCCCGAGCATCTCGACGACCGGCAGGTCGAGCGGGAGGTCGGCCAGGTCGTCATGTTCGCGACGTCGGGCGCCGCGACCGCCGGGTCCTCCGGGGTGTTCGCGCAGCTGCTCCGCGTCGTCCAGCGGGCGCAGCTCGGTGTGCCGCCCCAGGTCGCGGCGGCGTTCCGGGCGTTCGCCGCGCTCGAGGGCACCCTCGCCCTGATCGACCCGGAGCTGCCGCTCGTGGCGACGGCGACGTCCGTCGGTCGGGACCTGATGGGGGCGCGGTTCGACCCGGCGTCCCTGCGGACGACGCTCGAGACGCAGCTGGCGGCGTACCTGCCGCTCGTCCAGCGCCTGCCGCGCCGGATCGACCGGCTCACCGACGACCTGACGACGGGCCGGTTCACCGCGAACGTCCGGGTCCTCGCCGACCCGCGGGACCGGCGCTACGTGACCTCGCTCGTGCAGCACGTCGTCGTCGCCGTCCTCGCCGGTGCGGCGACGCTCGGCGCCATCGTGCTGCTGGTCGCGGACACCGGGCCGTTCCTGGTCGCCGGCGTCCGGCTCTACACGTACCTCGGGTACGGGCTGCTGCTGGGTGGGTTCGTGCTCGCTCTGCGAGCCCTGGCCGGCGTCGTCCGACGGGAGGCCTGA
- a CDS encoding GAF and ANTAR domain-containing protein: MIDDELVQNGSAAEPPLTDQLADAVRLLAAEPTLQQTLDRITDLARTMIDGCHAAGVSLVRSGRIETPSATHPLVRAGDELQYSIGEGPCLDAIRDEEIVRSADLVDDLRWPRWSDRVVRDLGVRSMLAVQLYTSDAAHGALNMYSREPGAFRDDVVPLATTFGAVAAAALEAARTEEQLQSAVQTRTVIGQAQGIVMERYGVSDAQAFAVLSRVSQSSNTRLADIARDVVRTRRIPGVADAAQS, encoded by the coding sequence GTGATCGACGACGAGCTGGTGCAGAACGGCTCCGCGGCCGAGCCACCGCTCACTGACCAGCTCGCGGACGCCGTTCGCCTGCTGGCCGCCGAGCCCACTCTCCAGCAGACCCTGGACCGCATCACGGACCTCGCCCGCACGATGATCGACGGGTGCCACGCCGCCGGCGTCTCGCTCGTGCGGTCCGGGCGGATCGAGACGCCGTCGGCGACGCATCCGCTGGTGCGGGCCGGTGACGAGCTGCAGTACTCGATCGGGGAAGGTCCGTGCCTCGACGCGATCCGCGACGAGGAGATCGTGCGGTCCGCGGATCTCGTCGACGACCTGCGGTGGCCGCGCTGGTCGGACCGGGTGGTCCGCGACCTGGGCGTGCGGAGCATGCTGGCGGTGCAGCTGTACACGTCGGACGCGGCGCACGGCGCGCTGAACATGTACTCCCGCGAACCGGGTGCGTTCCGGGACGACGTCGTGCCGCTGGCGACGACGTTCGGGGCCGTCGCCGCTGCCGCGCTGGAGGCGGCGCGGACCGAGGAGCAGCTGCAGTCGGCCGTGCAGACCCGGACGGTGATCGGTCAGGCGCAGGGGATCGTCATGGAGCGCTACGGCGTCTCGGACGCCCAGGCGTTCGCGGTGCTCAGCCGCGTCTCGCAGAGCTCGAACACCCGGCTCGCCGACATCGCCCGCGACGTCGTCCGCACGCGCCGCATCCCCGGGGTGGCGGACGCCGCGCAGTCCTGA
- a CDS encoding nucleoside deaminase, translating into MPESSRDSAFLALAVDLATANVADGGGPFGALIVRSDAQPGDHVVATGTNRVTRDHDATAHAEVEAIRAAGRAVGSHALTGMTLYASCEPCPLCLAAALWARLDRLVYAADRSDAAAAGFDDAVFHEVLAGRAGSPLAVDTLRIERAGEPFDAWSVAAGRTAY; encoded by the coding sequence ATGCCCGAGAGCAGCCGTGACTCCGCCTTCCTCGCCCTGGCGGTCGATCTCGCCACAGCGAACGTCGCCGACGGCGGAGGACCGTTCGGCGCGCTGATCGTGCGCAGCGACGCCCAGCCGGGCGACCACGTCGTCGCGACGGGCACGAACCGGGTGACCCGCGACCACGACGCGACGGCGCACGCGGAGGTGGAGGCGATCCGGGCGGCGGGGCGCGCCGTCGGGAGCCACGCGCTGACCGGCATGACGCTGTACGCCTCGTGCGAGCCGTGCCCGCTCTGCCTCGCTGCGGCGCTGTGGGCGCGGCTCGACCGGCTCGTCTACGCCGCAGACCGCTCCGACGCCGCTGCGGCCGGGTTCGACGACGCCGTGTTCCACGAGGTCCTCGCCGGCCGCGCGGGCAGCCCGCTCGCCGTGGACACGCTCCGCATCGAGCGAGCGGGCGAGCCGTTCGACGCGTGGAGCGTCGCCGCGGGGCGCACGGCGTACTGA
- a CDS encoding FAD-binding protein → MSGTSTARWTEPSDTAFDRARTSLSASAWQPARTPAAIVRPTDADAVVDAVTRARHDGRRLAVRSGGHSLSWTHLVDGAVTLDLRELRSVELDAATATAWVEPGVTVLEAARALRAAGMSFPLGHAPTVGLGGYLLAGGNGWNTPVWGHGCERILAADVVLPDGTLARIDAASDPDLLRALRGAGSAFPAVVVAFRLQLVRGCPVVSRLTVAVDADRPDALGAALDDVVAASPPHVELTVYWHPGRADGEPPRALVSATAFGPDDALDAVRSAPFVTAPPDVVVVDSLAALIETVPRHGGDGMFSHHTWTDAPFRAVLPALPPLERGLSECSSVLLTTSARRADGAAPSDALYVPRGSMSVSAYAHWDPAAQGHADAIGWARRTIGALDPLSTGRYVGEADLTRGAAALSDCFPPAELEALLATTRRHDPDGVMA, encoded by the coding sequence GTGAGCGGGACGTCCACGGCGCGGTGGACCGAGCCCTCGGACACCGCCTTCGACCGAGCCCGGACCTCGCTGTCGGCGTCCGCCTGGCAGCCGGCGCGCACACCGGCCGCCATCGTGCGCCCGACGGACGCTGACGCCGTCGTCGACGCCGTGACCCGTGCCCGCCACGACGGCCGGCGTCTCGCCGTGCGCAGCGGCGGGCACTCGCTCAGCTGGACGCACCTCGTGGACGGCGCCGTCACGCTGGATCTGCGTGAGCTGCGGTCGGTCGAGCTCGACGCCGCGACCGCGACCGCCTGGGTGGAGCCTGGTGTCACGGTGCTCGAGGCGGCCCGTGCCCTCCGCGCCGCGGGCATGTCCTTCCCGCTCGGCCACGCGCCGACCGTGGGGCTCGGCGGCTACCTGCTCGCGGGTGGGAACGGCTGGAACACGCCGGTGTGGGGACACGGGTGCGAACGCATCCTGGCCGCCGACGTCGTGCTGCCCGACGGGACCCTCGCGCGGATCGACGCCGCCTCGGACCCCGACCTGCTCCGGGCGCTGCGCGGAGCAGGATCCGCGTTCCCGGCCGTCGTCGTAGCCTTCCGGCTGCAGCTCGTCCGCGGGTGCCCTGTCGTCAGCAGGCTCACCGTGGCCGTCGACGCGGATCGACCCGACGCGCTCGGCGCGGCCCTGGACGACGTCGTCGCGGCGTCGCCCCCGCACGTCGAGCTGACCGTGTACTGGCATCCCGGACGGGCCGACGGCGAGCCGCCGCGCGCGCTCGTCTCGGCGACGGCCTTCGGTCCGGACGACGCGCTCGACGCCGTCCGGTCGGCACCGTTCGTGACCGCTCCCCCGGACGTCGTCGTCGTCGACTCCCTCGCCGCCCTCATCGAGACCGTCCCCCGGCACGGCGGCGACGGGATGTTCTCCCACCACACGTGGACCGATGCGCCGTTCCGCGCCGTGCTGCCGGCGCTCCCCCCACTCGAGAGGGGACTCTCCGAGTGCTCGAGCGTGCTGCTGACCACGTCGGCGCGACGCGCCGACGGGGCTGCTCCGTCGGACGCCCTCTACGTCCCACGCGGCTCGATGAGCGTGTCGGCGTACGCGCACTGGGATCCGGCAGCCCAGGGTCATGCCGACGCCATCGGGTGGGCCCGACGCACGATCGGTGCCCTGGATCCGCTGAGCACGGGCCGGTACGTCGGTGAGGCGGACCTCACGCGCGGGGCCGCGGCGCTCTCCGACTGCTTCCCACCGGCGGAGCTCGAGGCGCTGCTCGCGACGACGAGGCGTCATGACCCGGACGGGGTCATGGCCTGA